From Verrucomicrobia bacterium S94, the proteins below share one genomic window:
- a CDS encoding PhoH family protein — translation MTTTTVHFNNASEAREIGAVIEPLSDLIEKDHQLQLVLRDLDATVLGPEHQASLIAGFIEHLREARNRGPLDRHAVSYAYDALTRGEEQVFEKLASIRIDVSPRKPAVFPKTLGQQIYLNTMLKNTITFGIGPAGTGKTYLAMAMAVSALLREDVSRIILTRPAIEAGENLGFLPGDFQQKVAPYLRPLYDALHDMLPAESIETYIERGIIEVAPLAYMRGRTLNHAFVILDEAQNTTPQQMLMFLTRIGFDSRCAITGDLTQIDLPGNKTSGLKEARSILGNIQGLEICDLTERDVVRHPLVQKVIEAYQKKRKA, via the coding sequence ATGACTACAACTACCGTACATTTTAATAATGCCAGTGAAGCCCGTGAGATCGGTGCTGTTATAGAACCGCTCAGCGACCTCATTGAAAAAGATCACCAGCTTCAATTGGTACTGCGCGATCTGGATGCAACCGTTCTGGGACCGGAACACCAGGCATCCCTTATTGCCGGCTTCATCGAACACCTCCGCGAAGCACGGAACCGCGGCCCCCTCGACCGGCATGCCGTCAGCTATGCCTATGACGCGCTTACACGCGGAGAAGAACAGGTATTCGAGAAACTCGCCAGCATCCGCATAGATGTCAGCCCCCGCAAACCGGCCGTATTTCCCAAAACTCTCGGCCAGCAGATTTATCTCAATACCATGTTGAAGAACACCATCACGTTCGGGATCGGTCCCGCCGGAACCGGAAAAACCTACCTCGCCATGGCCATGGCCGTTTCTGCTCTTCTGCGGGAGGATGTCAGCCGGATTATCCTGACCCGCCCCGCCATCGAGGCCGGTGAAAACCTCGGATTTCTCCCCGGAGATTTTCAGCAGAAAGTGGCCCCCTATTTAAGGCCCCTGTATGATGCACTGCACGACATGCTTCCGGCCGAGTCCATCGAAACCTATATTGAGCGCGGCATTATTGAAGTGGCACCGTTGGCCTACATGCGCGGGCGAACTCTCAACCACGCCTTTGTGATTCTGGACGAAGCCCAGAACACCACACCGCAGCAGATGCTCATGTTTCTCACCCGTATCGGATTCGACTCCAGGTGCGCCATCACCGGCGACCTCACACAGATCGACCTGCCCGGCAATAAAACTTCCGGCCTGAAAGAGGCCCGTTCAATACTCGGAAACATTCAGGGACTGGAAATCTGTGACCTCACCGAGCGTGACGTTGTGCGTCACCCGCTTGTACAGAAGGTTATCGAGGCCTATCAGAAAAAACGAAAAGCCTGA
- a CDS encoding HDIG domain-containing protein, producing MKKRFKDKKKKGIAERKTEVKRKQEIPYKSIGLGLLLWLGITWLFYGQGVVHTPMISLGQEITTPVVAVVDFYCENLNETALNKQSAADAVPGVFILEENTIEEAVQNTDNFFNLLTAYHSANTNRQSAISAELTEVLSGSKTKLQDLISLFPTNSIPVLKEETARGIRNVMSVGVISDESRINLFNNKNGNTLTIVTSISKQTRTAAQQDIYSTRTAVWTVTENLNNAAQRKVLNRVLPYFIDENLHYDRKATETARKAAADLVPPVIQKIPAGKTIARAGEKANEQTLLLLNEHTKQRIAEQDIWEQALEVLGNSIMLLAGLIATAVILRTTHAELIRQPDKVLLLVILSLITLGLARLLTYLSVSYSLFSHSLLMYGVPFGLAVLLAGILLGGSAAITLGFWCSFAAAVLYGEQFNVFALGMIVTITAASCVRNIHKRSSLFRAGIWICAVKVLFVLVSAILNRPDMPVMIKEIITSVISGLIATVMTLLLIPLFEKLFKITTDITLLELSDMGHPLLQKMAIQAPGTYHHSLMVATLAQNAAEAIGANSLLIRVCAYYHDIGKMAKPEFFTENIQHKENPHDELSPHMSALVISSHVKEGLTLAKRHKLPQPILDAIEQHHGNGLISFFYHKAKQAAKEGSGSSMSEVINDSDFRYGGAPAVTPEMAILSLADAAEAAARSIEKPTPQKISNLMDEIFSMKIRDGQLDFANLTIAQINVVKQSFIFSLSNMLHGRIPYPKDDDNNTAKSTDKPSTESGKNSKAG from the coding sequence GTGAAAAAACGCTTCAAAGACAAAAAGAAAAAAGGAATTGCCGAGCGCAAGACTGAAGTCAAACGCAAGCAGGAGATTCCCTATAAATCCATCGGCCTCGGCCTGCTGCTCTGGCTCGGTATCACCTGGCTCTTCTACGGCCAGGGGGTTGTCCATACTCCCATGATCAGCCTGGGTCAGGAGATCACGACGCCCGTCGTAGCCGTTGTCGATTTCTATTGCGAAAATCTGAACGAAACCGCACTCAACAAACAGAGCGCAGCCGATGCGGTACCCGGTGTATTTATTCTCGAGGAAAACACCATCGAAGAAGCAGTGCAGAATACCGATAATTTCTTCAACCTGCTCACCGCATATCACAGTGCAAACACCAACCGCCAGTCCGCGATTTCCGCCGAACTCACTGAAGTCCTCTCCGGCTCGAAAACAAAACTTCAGGACCTCATTTCCCTCTTCCCCACAAACAGCATTCCCGTTTTAAAGGAAGAAACGGCCCGGGGAATACGGAATGTCATGTCTGTCGGTGTGATTTCCGACGAATCCCGCATCAACCTTTTCAACAACAAAAACGGCAACACGCTGACCATCGTCACCAGCATCAGCAAACAAACCCGCACAGCCGCGCAACAGGACATTTACTCCACCCGCACAGCCGTCTGGACCGTTACGGAAAATCTGAACAATGCCGCCCAGCGGAAAGTACTCAACCGTGTACTCCCGTATTTTATTGATGAAAACCTGCATTACGACCGGAAAGCTACCGAAACCGCCCGCAAAGCCGCCGCAGACCTCGTCCCTCCCGTTATTCAGAAAATCCCCGCCGGCAAAACAATCGCAAGGGCCGGAGAAAAAGCCAATGAACAGACCCTGCTACTGTTAAATGAGCACACCAAACAGCGAATTGCCGAACAGGATATCTGGGAACAGGCTCTCGAAGTACTCGGCAACAGTATTATGCTTCTGGCCGGCCTCATTGCCACGGCCGTCATTCTGCGCACCACCCATGCCGAACTCATCCGGCAGCCCGACAAAGTGCTCCTGCTCGTCATTCTCTCCCTGATCACACTGGGACTCGCCCGGCTGCTCACCTACCTCTCCGTCTCCTACAGCCTCTTTTCCCACTCCCTACTCATGTATGGCGTCCCCTTCGGCCTCGCAGTCCTGCTTGCCGGCATTCTGCTTGGCGGAAGCGCTGCCATAACGCTCGGTTTCTGGTGCAGCTTTGCCGCCGCTGTTCTCTACGGCGAACAGTTCAATGTTTTTGCACTCGGCATGATTGTAACCATCACCGCCGCCAGCTGCGTGCGGAATATCCATAAACGCTCCAGCCTGTTTCGCGCAGGCATCTGGATCTGTGCCGTAAAAGTGCTGTTTGTGCTCGTCTCCGCCATCCTGAACCGTCCGGATATGCCGGTCATGATCAAGGAAATCATCACCTCCGTCATTTCGGGACTGATCGCCACGGTGATGACGCTTCTGCTGATTCCGCTGTTTGAAAAACTCTTTAAAATCACAACCGACATTACCCTGCTCGAACTCTCGGATATGGGCCACCCGCTCCTGCAGAAAATGGCGATTCAGGCCCCGGGTACTTATCATCATTCCCTGATGGTCGCGACGCTGGCCCAGAACGCCGCCGAAGCTATCGGTGCCAATTCCCTGCTCATCCGCGTCTGTGCCTACTACCACGACATCGGCAAAATGGCCAAACCGGAATTTTTCACCGAAAATATCCAGCACAAGGAAAATCCGCATGACGAACTTTCCCCGCACATGAGTGCTCTGGTTATCTCATCACATGTAAAAGAAGGACTTACGCTGGCCAAACGCCACAAACTGCCGCAGCCGATTCTCGACGCCATCGAACAGCACCACGGAAACGGCCTGATCTCCTTCTTCTACCACAAAGCCAAACAGGCCGCCAAAGAAGGCTCCGGAAGCTCCATGAGCGAAGTCATCAACGACTCCGATTTCCGCTACGGCGGTGCTCCCGCTGTCACCCCGGAAATGGCCATTCTTTCGCTGGCCGATGCCGCCGAAGCCGCCGCCCGCTCCATCGAAAAACCGACCCCTCAGAAAATCTCGAATCTGATGGATGAAATCTTCTCCATGAAAATACGCGATGGACAGCTGGACTTTGCAAATTTAACTATAGCGCAGATCAATGTAGTGAAACAGTCCTTTATCTTTTCACTATCCAACATGCTTCACGGCCGAATCCCCTATCCTAAAGACGATGACAATAACACTGCTAAATCAACAGACAAACCATCCACTGAATCCGGAAAAAATTCAAAAGCTGGCTGA
- the ybeY gene encoding rRNA maturation RNase YbeY produces the protein MTITLLNQQTNHPLNPEKIQKLAEWLAERLEPRTSNPWNEVCVVLTDDEGIVPANKEYFGKERPTDVISFRYDPVPGEDEGYTGDLIVNVDRAVQRGSEEKGADYELALYIAHGFDHLSGAEDDTPEKKKAMLDTETAWLEEIGTEALSNLFE, from the coding sequence ATGACAATAACACTGCTAAATCAACAGACAAACCATCCACTGAATCCGGAAAAAATTCAAAAGCTGGCTGAGTGGCTCGCAGAACGGCTGGAACCGCGCACATCCAATCCATGGAATGAAGTCTGCGTGGTGCTGACCGACGATGAAGGCATTGTTCCGGCCAACAAAGAATACTTTGGCAAGGAACGCCCCACCGACGTCATCAGCTTCCGCTACGACCCGGTTCCCGGTGAAGACGAAGGCTATACCGGCGACCTGATTGTCAATGTCGACCGGGCCGTGCAGCGCGGTTCAGAAGAAAAAGGAGCCGACTACGAGCTCGCTCTCTACATTGCCCACGGCTTTGATCACCTCTCCGGCGCCGAAGACGATACGCCGGAAAAGAAAAAAGCCATGCTGGATACCGAAACCGCATGGCTTGAAGAAATAGGAACGGAAGCCCTCAGCAACCTATTCGAATAA